A section of the Triticum dicoccoides isolate Atlit2015 ecotype Zavitan chromosome 7A, WEW_v2.0, whole genome shotgun sequence genome encodes:
- the LOC119327588 gene encoding cysteine-rich receptor-like protein kinase 10, with product MLRPPHRLVSHRRLLGTSASAPLAGDEAAAAHGSSPNSVKIMVSVLVVVIFCTLLYCVYCWRWRKRNAVRRTQNENMTPLSRSISELPLMDLASIDAATGNFARANKLGEGGFGPVYRGVMACGAEIAVKRLSARSRQGAAEFRNEVELIAKLQHRNLVRLLGWCAERDEKLLVYEYLPNGSLDAFLFDTSKSAELDWNSRHNIIIGIARGLLYLHEDSLLKVIHRDLKPSNVLLDNKMNPKISDFGLARIFKDECNGVNTGHIVGTYGYMAPEFVMDSVFSAKSDVFGFGVLLLEILSGQRNSMSYLEEHRQSLIQDAWKFWIEDRANEFIDRALGQSYSRDEAWRCFQVGLLCVQDDPDIRPTMSNVLLMLVSEQMSLPAPSRPVRNVPLLAPSAMLRSEPLVSHKSINYASITAIQPR from the exons ATGTTGAGGCCACCGCACCGACTCGTGAGCCACCGCCGGCTGCTGGGCACGTCAGCGTCCGCGCCGCTGGCGGGCGACGAGGCAG CTGCGGCGCATGGCTCCAGCCCGAACTCGGTGAAGATCATGGTGTCCGTTCTGGTGGTGGTCATCTTCTGCACGCTCCTCTACTGCGTCTACTGCTGGCGCTGGCGGAAGCGCAACG CCGTCAGGAGAACGCAGAACGAGAACATGACGCCGCTGTCTAGGTCGATCTCGGAGCTGCCGCTCATGGACCTGGCCTCCATCGACGCCGCCACCGGCAACTTCGCCAGGGCCAACAAGCTCGGCGAGGGCGGCTTCGGCCCGGTATACAGA GGCGTCATGGCGTGCGGCGCGGAGATCGCAGTGAAGCGGCTGTCGGCGCGGTCGCGGCAGGGCGCGGCGGAGTTCCGGAACGAGGTGGAACTGATCGCCAAGCTGCAGCACCGCAACCTGGTGCGGCTGCTAGGCTGGTGCGCCGAGCGCGACGAGAAGCTGCTCGTCTACGAGTACTTGCCCAACGGCAGCCTCGACGCCTTCCTCTTTG ACACCAGCAAGAGCGCCGAGCTAGACTGGAatagcaggcacaacatcatcatcgGCATTGCCCGTGGGTTGCTCTACCTCCATGAGGACTCACTGCTCAAGGTCATTCACCGAGACCTCAAGCCAAGTAATGTTCTCCTCGACAACAAGATGAACCCCAAGATCTCCGACTTTGGCTTGGCTAGGATCTTCAAGGACGAATGCAATGGTGTCAACACGGGACACATCGTCGGGACCTA TGGGTACATGGCACCGGAATTTGTGATGGATAGTGTCTTCTCAGCAAAATCAGATGTTTTTGGCTTTGGAGTCCTCCTACTAGAGATCTTGAGTGGACAACGGAATAGCATGTCATACCTTGAGGAGCACCGACAATCCCTCATCCAAGAT GCATGGAAGTTCTGGATTGAAGATCGGGCAAATGAATTTATTGACCGTGCACTTGGGCAATCTTACTCAAGGGACGAGGCATGGCGTTGCTTCCAAGTCGGCCTCCTCTGCGTGCAAGATGACCCCGACATTCGACCAACCATGTCAAATGTCCTTCTAATGCTCGTCAGTGAACAAATGAGCCTGCCAGCACCATCTAGGCCGGTGAGAAACGTCCCATTGTTAGCGCCATCAGCCATGTTAAGGAGTGAACCGTTGGTTTCTCATAAGTCGATCAACTATGCCTCGATAACTGCTATCCAGCCGCGATGA